The genomic window tccacttttgcagcaattttttataaaattggtTGATCCCCCTGAAATCCACTTTTCCCCAATCCCCCCAAAATAATTCCTGCCGTCGCCACTATTTATTGGTGTCAGTACATGTAGGAGGGCATAGGTAGTTTTGTGGTTATGGGAGAGGGGCTTTTCTGCAATATCACAAAAACTCACCCTCAATTAAAGTAAAAATGTGAAAAGGTCTTGAATACGAAAATGATTCTCTCAATATTAAGATATTCCCATAATTTTCTCCCttaaagacataatgtacgatcttataatatgaaattggttatttttttcaaacctgattttttttgcatatttgtaatgtttacacatgtcccaacttgcacctaaatggaatcggccaaatttgttgtctttgtaggtcaacagagcaaagttcgacatattatcataatttaaaaattatgataatatgtcctcccatagaactgcatgtgaaatggtcaaaataaccagtggggtttctttcactttaccttgttatttcaacttaaaatggacagtaacctttcccggcagttattactaatattatttcaacattttgaataaaaaataacaaaattaaaatttgacggaaatcgtacattaaggctttaatttaaGGACCTCATACCCCACTTAAATTCTGCCCTTAAATACATACTTTCTCCATGCATTTTTCTCACTAATATTTGTAATCAGATGTTATGTAGGGTTCACAACATCTGTTTAGAAGCTCACTTTTAATATTGTTCTTTAGGACCAATTTGTATTCTAAATACATTCATTTGTTCAATTTCTGTAGTTTGACATTATCACATAAAGAggaaaaattaattaaatattgtCATTCTTGTTCTTACAATTTAATTTGGTTTgttaatttcaaataaatatacatATTGTTTGAATAAATATAATGTTTCCATCAGTCACTTAGGTAGTCTAGGAAAATAGATGATTTGATAAATTATACACAATATTTTACACTCCCCTGACATAATGATGTGCAATATAAAAATAATGATAGATTAAAAAGATTACGGCAATTATATGTCCATTCCTTATTTAAAAGAGCAATGTACAATAAGCCAAATCGACATTataatttgcaatgcattgtggcaCATTTTTTGTAGTTTTGGGACATGTTGCACTCTGATCCGGGACTCGGATCGATCAAGAAAATTGTTTTTCGTGcatacaaaatattgtttaaaatgttttactagaataaaaaaaaagagaaaaacatctaatataatatttttaatgctaacattattacaataacaaataaatgaagAGTAATTAAGTTCAACATGTCCCAAAATTGCCAAAACCATCCCACAATGCTTTAGGAATTTGTAATGCCGATGCTGCCTATagttaaagtttgttcagcttatatatataacatgtataaggcagaaaaaataagactcataacactgtgtattgatttAGAATGGTGTGCATGCTGTTGgccgcaatgcttacgctaggggtgcgttgcgtaatgtgtgactagcgcacgcttatgtgaatttacgcgagtttTATTGAtgcacgcagtaacaaaagccgaataatttccgccttatataaactgaacaaactttagtacaGGGGTTCTCAGTAGGTGGCCCTCTGGCCAAATCTGATCCGCAAACCACTGATATTTCTTGACCGACTCTACAATGTTAAGGAAAACATAAGATACTGGGGTGTATGTGGACCTCCCTCAAGCATGTATGTTTTGAAACATGTTTGGCCCTCAAACAAATACATTTGAGAACCCCCGAGCTAGTAATAAGATTTATATCAAATAAAAGTtaactattctttggttcacctcaagatcGATAGTGATGGTAATGCCTTTTAACGGTTGTGCTACAAGTGTGCTGACAAACTGTCCATGTACGCGAACATGAATGCGCTGTGTGATTAACTTTATGTGTGTGATTTGATATTGCGACAAGTGAAATACAcacctatgtcactaccaaacttgtggTAAACTAATGCATAATAACATTATGCCTCGTTCTATATACAATAATCAGTTTACAGAGGTCAAATATTTTGCATCTCATATGTTACATAATAATGTACAGGTATTTCTCTTAAAGTTTGAAAGCCAATCTTCTTTGCCTTgaaatatttataggttaataaatgcgtatcacttgttgggaatgaaattgtacaaaataatgcatgtgtattgagatgctgatgcgtctaatgcacgagccctctAATTtgtcgagcaacaagtgatacgcatttattaacctatttcatacacgagaaaaaaatcttGTGATTTTTCCTATTTCTatgacaaaattgtcactaaaaatgttggaaaaggcAAGCAAATAAAATTGCATCCACCCGCAATTAAAATGAACGCGTCTGAAAGCACCGCCCATACTACGTAcagagtgcgcgcccgtgcaattatacaatatttatgcacggctagtaatttactaacggaggctctgattggttcttactatctaggagtgtatgaaagtgAGTTAAAACTTACATTTAGCTTACAGAAAGCTTCAATTAAAGTATGGTAATAAtttaccgtagaattccatctacaaacatatatgcctctaaatgagtgtgttttgatgaaagagatggaaggcagacactctccacaaaaatattatttggagtttgagcaaatatattacTGATATAGATGGAATTCTATTATCACAATCATGGCCCTGATATTTAGGAGTTTATGTATAGATCTATAGTTTACAGACACAATAATGCATTAAGGCCCAATAAAACAATGGTGATGAGATATTTGTACTGTTTAAggcactacagtaagccaaataattaaggtaccacttacgttcaccccctgtatatcctaaacaaaggcagatatgtcataattggaacaaaaAGCCAATggttgcatcttttagctcgaatttaagacctcattcgttgaaattgttcaagaaataaggacacgacgatccaaaaacccaaggaagatgcaaatataaaagttgcagtttgccacattgtatgtcctattgatttgtacacaaaacgttcgcgaacaagagaactagcgccgtgctttcattgattagcacgaaaaactagcatcgtgctttcattgattagaacacaaaagtgcaactttttattttgtatcttcattaggttttggatcaacGTTTCTTACATTCtcatccaatttcaacaaataaggtcttaaatcagagctaacgaGTACAGGCATCGACTGCatcttttaattttgacacatttgtctttatttaggatatacagggatgaacacaactgctaccttaattcttttgcttactgtatatatatatatatatggttcaAAAGTAAAACTCtgctatttaaatgttttttaattgTAAACCAAGGGCCACTGTTTGTCAATAAAAtatgttatatacttcattaatatattcttgtcactgattggttaaaagtggatcacatgaccaaaaatagttctaccatcagtactcctatccgtaaatagtacctctaagccggaaatagtattttcaatgtcccggatgagccgtaaatagtacctccaagccgtaaatagtacctttgaccatgccttccgtgtgcgcgcattcgatgagacggaacagttcacgcacgcgaaactgccatagcgtgatttcgcgctgctgtaattggttagcccaatTTTAGcctatttgatttttttgaagggcaaaatataggttgtgcttaaattagttgtgctgttcactcaggatagaagctggagagtccaaacgtcaaataattttcttttaaccaatcaatgaacaaagaatataccGTAAacatttgcctaatggcgctatgggttcccttgaaataactggaattttagacgcaaactaaaagtgccctcccataaaaatcccaccagcaattAAAGGCACGTACCCTTATTTCTTGttaggatttttagaggagggagctctctatttgaacATGAAATTTGCCCCAAGAAAAAGGAGCccaggcgaacgtttacggtattaatgaagtatataaaacaaatatatactgcctttattcgaagttctggttaaaactatggtccctcgctgagatcaattaatactattttccttcggggctgcgcccctcatgaaaatattaatattgatctCACcttgggcccatagttttaaccagaacctctcatgtcagtatatatttgtatactataaacATTAAGATCAACATTTTGTGCTCTCCCAAAGGTATTGAATGAATAGGCAAGGATCTGGGTCCActattttttgactgaaaatgttcaaaaaaggACCCAAACATCTTGCACTCCCAATGAACAATAAACCCTGGCTATAGCCCTAGGAGTGGGTAAAGTGCCTGCACTTCCCCAGTTGATGGGTTACTAACTATTTTGTACAATTAAATGTCATATACAACTTACTTTGATGGCCTTTTGTTAGCACTGAGCTGAAAGTAGATGTGGTTACAGTTACCATACGCAGAGCATAAAGTCGGGGAAGTTGCATTATGAGGAgggcatggaaataagagaattatTTCCATGAGGAGGGAGAGTGGAGAGCATAATTTGTCCTGTTTAGCCAATGTGGAGTGTGCGAGTCCAACACAAGTCCACGTGATCAATATGTGACAATAGCCTGTGATATCATCCACACAATGCATCCACATCTACTCACCTATTTATCAGTGCTTATTGTGTATTATATTATACATTTTCACTACATCACAGCACGAAGGCTGAATTACATGAGACATTACAATTACTCACATCTAAAATCACATCAGAATGTCATACAACAGTTACAATGCAAATTATTGCACATGTTTACAATCTGtttaatgtttttgaaaataaatatattgatatcatccCGTGGGCCGGAAAACAGAGCACAACAAGATGTTTTTACAAAAATTTGGTCACCCTGTAGGTCTCTGTCAGGATTTCACATAGAGGTGGGCAGCCTTTAGCACCATGTTCCTTTGACATCTAAAAAAAATTATGTGTCTAGGCTCAATTcttatttcaatcaaattacaGTTCCAATCTTCAGACTTCCATTTATCATTGGTTTTGTTTCATCCACATGGTTCCCATGAGTACCCTGTGGTTGAAGTTCTTCTTCCTGTTCTTCTATATCATTTGCATCCTCGTCCCTCTCTTTCAAGTTACCGGCAGACTGTAAGGAATCTGAAGAGTGACTGTCACTCTCTTCCTCTATCACACCAAGGCTGATGATATCAAGATCCAGGTAAGGAGTGTCTTGCTGTAAGATGTTCTCCAGATGGTGACGGAGGTCTGTGAAAGAAGGCCTGTCTTCTTGGAAGGGTCTCCAACAACACTTCATTACAGCATATCTGGGAATCATACATAAACAAGGACAACTTTTTATCTACTTAAAACCCTATAGTgcttaattgtttttaattttgaggATTTGCAGATTTCAACGATTATGGTTTTCTTCAGCAGGATCAGTTAGGTAAGGATCAGTCAATAGAGGGCAGCACATTATGTTTCAAGCATAGGGGTTACAATACTGCTTTGCGTCTGTTATTCAAATAACATCTCTTATGTGTTGATAAGCCTTTACTAATAATGTGAGTGTCCCTTTTAACTTTATCATAAAGATGTCCATCTATTCTTTTCAAGATATTAAAAGAATGTATTtataaaaaattcaatttcacatttcaagaaatataaaacaaatgaGCTCTTTCATGTAATATCTGTGTTTTCTTCATAAGTTCTGAGATTTTGCTTTTACCCCAACAAACCTAATTATGGAAACAATTGATAACATTCTACACTCTGAACAATTGACAAACAAGTACTGTGCATCTCTTCCCCCTCCACTCCCCTCCCCCATAACCTTCAAAGACCTTATCACAAAATTCCAATTCCTCTTGTCAAGCCCACCTTGCTTCCCATTGTAACACTCAAaaactttgtttttttatttgacatttattTCTGGAATTCCATGCAAATCATTAGAAACATTCCACAACTTTTGACCCTTCTCTGGAGCTTCCAGGACCAAAAAATGATTTGGCAAAATTTTCCAGAGGGGAGGGTGTTTCCTTTGCCAGGGCAACACCCCTGATAGTTGAGTTGTTGTGCCAATGACTATAACTTACAATTCATCTGAACATCCCTCTGGTTGGTCCATTATATATCCTCGTTTCAGAAACCTTGGAATATCATGATTGGAAACACCAGGGTATGGAGCAGATCCAAGAGTTATGATCTCAAACAACAGAATACCAAATGACCACCTGGTATACAAAGAAGAAAGTGATAAAAACAAtggttattttatttttgaaataattgtgttatccttgaaaAGAGCTAAACCTCATTGGTTGATTTTGTTGTATTGTCCTAAAATACATAAACAATTATTTTGGCAAGTCAAGTTAAAAGTGAGCACATATTATCCTCTCagcccttacccccccccccccaggggttGACAGTATCATGGCATGCCCCTGAAGTGTGACCAGTTTCTGTCTTTTACTACATATCTCTGAGAAATGAATAAATCAATAGTGACTCAATTGGCATTTACTTAATTGGCAATCTTCCACTATTCCTATCCATACACTTTGTCATTGTAGACAAATGTACGGGGATGGGGTGTATGTGTGAGGGGTTTTGAAAACATCATCAAACAGTGACTCAATAAACATAATTCCACAATTTTTATAAATACACTTTTTGATTGTCAACAAATGTAGGGGGTGGGTGGGAAGGGATTGCATGAGGGGTTTCTGGTTTCTGCCTACTTACACATCACTCTGTGAAGTGAATATATCATCAAACAGTGACTCAATAGACATCCATTTAATAGGCAATCTTCCACCTTTCTTATTGATGTACACTTTGTCATTGTAGATAAATCTTGTTAAACCAAAGTCACCAATCTTTAAGGTTTGGTCTTCCATCACTAACACATTCCTAGCAGCCAGATCACGATGTACAAAGCCTTTCTGGGACAAATATTCCTACAGAAAACcagatattattatattaaaaaatgtgtattacatgttGTGAGAGCGATTAGATGAATCTGAGCATGCATGCTGCGATGCATTGGGCAAGTATCAACATTCAGATTTGACCTATTTCTCACGTAAATTGTTTTAACTATTAATATGTGTTTATTTGATCTTATGTAATTGCACTAcataaatgtgatgtgatcaaggggGAATAGTCAGATGTTGCTAATATCGtgtttcaaattcttttgttttatattgttttctgccattgataaattgctcataactcgctAATGAGATGTCCGATGTTGATcatgggtttgcatcaaaatgtagcattcgtaaactgacataaaaaatgatataaaatactCTTCTAATTGAAAATAGTCGACATGTGacccattccccttgatcatgtcacaaatatgtgTATTTTTTTGAACTCACCATCCCTAAAACTACTTGTCTGGCAAAGGATAATAGATCACTGGGGCTCAAGCATTCCTGGGGTTGCACACTATGACCACCGGTAAAATACTGTAAGACAACAAATGAAAAAAGTGCAATTGGATATTAAAGCTAACAATCACCAAATTGACTAACAGCAAAACTTAACATTGATTGTGTCTTGTTTGTTAATTGATCATCTCTACATTGTTTGTTTTGTGCTCTCTGTACTTAAAAGCATATCATCAGGTGAGGTGGCACTGAGCCTGATTGAGGGGGCaacagccatttttcggcaattttcaaaaggatttttcaaaatgttcacttTCATGATGTTAACCACTATCTATACTTGTCATCAGATTGGTTACTAGTTAAGGTTGAGTGCATATCAAAGACCAATATAGGAAATACTTACATGAGGGCGTCTGTTACGTAAGAAGTTCAACAAATCCCCCTTGCTGCAATGTTCTACCACCAGGCATATGGGATCCTGATGAGTGCAACAAGCTATTAAGCTCACTATATTGGCATGGTAACCCAGGTTCTTCATCAGCTTGATTTCACGCATAAATTCTTGTTTCTGAGAGTCTTCTGCATACTCTACAAAtgtgcaatgtggaaaaaaagggGAACAATTAGTGTTACGTTTACCCACATCCACTATTGGCTAGAATTGAAAAGACTTTATTAAGACTTAAACTTGCCCTACCCCCTCCAAAAAGATCAGTGCAGTGCTTCTGGAGTCGTTGCTGCCTGTGCTTTTATAAAACCCAGCTCGCGCATGAACATAAAATGTTTGTATGTGCTTTGGTAATTCTGGTGTCACATGCACAAGTTTTGTATAATTCAATGATTGATTCAGTAATAAGGCATCCACCATCATCATTTTGGCATAACTCTACTAAACATCACTTTAAAATAGCTTGTGATGCTCAAATGAGTACTGACTCTAGTAATAATTTGTATTTTGGGAAAGAGAACCAGTTCTGTTTggaatatttgccaaaaatagcaTTTCTTAAATGTAAAGTGTCACATTTTCATCAACAcattatttcaaaaacaaaatttcaacTGCATTTATGCATAGTCAAATGAGGGCAGCATACCACATTCATATATGGTAAACTGGTTTACACTGATGGGaactttcaaccaatcaaatACCTCTTAGATGAACAAAACacatcaacagagggcagtagaCAGGGTGACTTCCAGATTGGAGGTTTTCACACTTCCTTTGCAATTTAAGTTACCTAGATTTCTTGTTTATCTAGATTTATATGGTTTTGCCATAAAAAAAGAACAGAACATATATATCGGACAATATATGCCTATATCTTATTGCTTATATTATAAAATAGCAATTTACAATCACTTACCATGCAGCATTTTGACGGCCACTTCAATATCTCTAGATTTCATGTATGCTGATACTATATTAGAGTCTGCATAAGGACATGTTAATACTCGTCCCTCTATCTTGCCTTTAATGACTTTTCCAAAGGCTCCTTGACCCAGGATACTGCCAGTTTGGATATGATTGAACGGGATCTCCCATCGGTCATACAAAGATGGATCATACTCGTGACTGAAATACAAAAGTGATTTGTACTCAAAGAGATTATTTAAAGTTGTTTTTTCAGGTCACACATATCTAGGCCTAAACAGCTGAAATTGTGTGGAAAAAGCTGATGAAAGTTCAGCCATGCAAAGTGACATGGTGAGGGGGTGCCAAATATAGCGTGTAGGGGCATTTTTAAAGGACGGGCAAGCAAACAATCGGTTGCTACCCTGATTGGAACTGAAAGTAACAAGGTATGTCtatatcatgggtcatctgccccatTTTTCCAGATGAGCCACTGGGAGAggtaatttttgtttatttgttttgtccTGTGGagattttgaacctgggacctcttgcaccaaaggcaaatGCTTTAACCAGTGTGCTATGCTGCTCCCCTAGTTAGACTAGAGAATCACACAAAATGAGATATCAGATGTTTCCTTTTAATTTGGATCCAAACTAATgaagtaaaatgaaagaaagtaactatttttttccaGCTTTTGAAGAAGATCATGCTTTAttattgaaaacatttcaaagatAAAGTGCTCAAGTAAGAGAGTAAATTTAATGTAATATAGAGATTGCTGATTCtatccaattaaaaaaaaaaaaaaaattacaaatattcacCTAAGGGTTGTATCATACTGTGAGTGTGTGGGGGTTCTTGGTCATGTATGACTAGCCAACATTTGGATCCAAAGTCCATAGCATGTCCAGCTTCAATATGTTTCACTACCGGAAGAAACCTTTGTACCAAAATTTCTTCCCACAAAGTAGTAGATGTATTGCACAACAAGAGATACAGCTCAGAGGTTAATCCATCACCTTGGTTTATGCAATACGCATACTttttggcacaaattgacttctggTAGAGAAACACAGGATGTAAGTATTTCACTCAAAGTCAATTTGGGAGTAATGCAAATCACAGTTGCAAGCAATGACTGAATGGTTCCTCTGTATTAGGCATTTTTTTAACTCTTAAAGTTGCATATATTTTGCACAGTTTCTCTCCTAAAGTGTAGTAATAATTTCTAAGAAATATTTGGAGTGTACAATCAACTAAAAATACAATCAAAACACCACATCAGGTGCTCAATAGCTTTAGTTACGCTGTAAGATGTGGTTTCACTTTCCATAGGTGAAAATGGGTGGAAGTGCCCATGGGAAAAAAAACGATCAAACTactgaccctccaaatttttgtctcttATGGTCAAATAACACTTTTTTTACCTTATTTGCACCAGTGTTTGATAACCAGCAATTGTATCTCGATTGATGTGTATGATAATGTCAGATACTTGTATTACTTGTTGTTTTTTTACTTGAAAATATTTCCCCAGGGACACTGGCTTTAATCTTATAAGAGTGAGCTTACCTTATTTGTTGTTGGGTCATAGGAAAGCTATAGATGTTGGGTTTACTCTCCTCATCCTGTGTGAGGGCACCATTGTAACCTTTATGTTTTGCACAACAAATACATAATATCACCCCTATTGCTACTATGACCAAACCTCCTGACACACCTAGAGCAGTCAGATTACTGTGTATCCTTCTCGATGGATGTGTATCAGGCGGTTCAGTAAGAAGCAGTACTGATGTTTCTTGCTGGCTTGGTTGTAGGATTGTTggtgttattattgttgttgttggagctgaaaagaaaaatatgtcaCCAATATTatttattcttattcaatgggtgcgtcttgtaaagaattcatgtaatttgattggttttctggtgtataatatctcacaatagttgatagtgatattagtcagggcgcgatCACGCGATAATgcattcgcgtaatacacgtgcgagaactaagaacgcgattcggcggcttagatgttcatgatggtttcgttcatttaaggccagagtaatggaagacacattcgtccacgcccgaatttgagatttcttgatatttatcaacactaagatgcattctttcacttgaaactgataaaatacaacttgttttttgtccgtttagtgtttgactgctatgtacacagtgattttcatcacttccagtgtactgttttcctgacacttttgtgggctctggaattggcaattttggccatcgaactttgcttattttgtgcctactctggatgtttggtttagcgtgtctgtttatatgcacagtgattttcatcacatgttctagtgcagtgcattttgtattaccattgatccttgttgtttttgcaggtttagcacttttgtgagccttgaactggtaattttggctatcgaactttgcttacttcctatgcctacatttgctggttttgccccccccatattgtctagtctgtattttacttgtttccccacatcaagttggtgtaccttgctcgttttcctttctgttgtttatattcaaggtatcctcttgtatcatttattgatccttgatgtgttttgtgtcctcgtccgttggattcaccattacccactttttacaacttgttaatatttacacgtatttttgcttgatttatttcattcttttcaactctaaaaagtcacatagctcaagacagcttagtaaattggcgggaaataatgagtcagaaatgcgaatGCGTAAATATTGTGATTATCAGACGATTCAGCGTCGCAGTGATGATGTAACTCTGCtggtatgtccaacgcagtcaaggcgcattcgttatgtttttaacgccggcaaatgcggtgtaaacaaaacacaaatttgcagtcaaaatgccactcggattttttaattaaattcattgttgcaaaaagatACATATTAAGActatgcaccagatacagcttttacaagcgtgaaagtcttgccgttttaaaatataaggacattttgtgcataattttgacatttttttactaaaacgtagatttctcatagttcacttttgacaatattgcacgatttttgtgacaagataaatcgaaaaatatgcaagcaaaggtaaactttttgcactatcgtttagagtacatcaaagtctagggaaggttttctcattttttaaaaatatttgttttaaacaaaaatatacaccattatgtgcaatttttagctgaatagaATGACTAAAATTGCTTTTTTACATccatgttttttttcaatatttgaaaacagagacgaatttcaaaaaataaaaaacctaccctaagttcatgtcttcttCATTAGAAGCTAACTGATTTTGTTTATcctaactgatttttttaaagttgtcacaaaaaattggggtaaaaagtgattttttgtgattttttttaaaacttgagatttttgaaaaaatctacgtcaccatgggattccttgactcatttcctttccaaaaatgtatagttttatatactttggagatacaattcagaaataatgatgcttcaaaaggtccatgttctctcccattactctgcccttaaaacaacggggatgtcctcacaaaagtaattttatttttgtctgaaaaaaggcagtttaaaattacattaaaactgaataagaatgagaataaaagattgcgccggcatccactactcaaaatattggccagcccatccattatgacacgatattggattgacaaaagacaaaatcctatcttttattctctaattattattataggaTATAAGAGTGGTAAAGTATGCATTTGTTCCAATAATTCAACATCATATTCAAACATTTTAGCTTTGCCTACATTTGTTCCAGTAAACTTATTCTGGTAGTGCAAGACTCTTTTTTTAGCTTTGATTTAGTGTGGTGATTTCAGTATAGAAAAATGGTATTTTTAAGAATGTTACATTTTTATTATTTGGAGAGTTTAATGTTAAATGATTAAGGTTCAAATAATACAGAATTAAGGGCATGATCATTGATAAACAAACAGTGGTGTGTAATCAGCACCAAATTAAGATAACCGAGGACAATAATTTGGAAGTACAA from Amphiura filiformis chromosome 5, Afil_fr2py, whole genome shotgun sequence includes these protein-coding regions:
- the LOC140151800 gene encoding fibroblast growth factor receptor 1-like — its product is MSSVLLTELNPGVTYGVQVKIHLNTDPRDPLLTFNIMPTITFKVLPPYAPTTTIITPTILQPSQQETSVLLLTEPPDTHPSRRIHSNLTALGVSGGLVIVAIGVILCICCAKHKGYNGALTQDEESKPNIYSFPMTQQQISHEYDPSLYDRWEIPFNHIQTGSILGQGAFGKVIKGKIEGRVLTCPYADSNIVSAYMKSRDIEVAVKMLHEYAEDSQKQEFMREIKLMKNLGYHANIVSLIACCTHQDPICLVVEHCSKGDLLNFLRNRRPHYFTGGHSVQPQECLSPSDLLSFARQVVLGMEYLSQKGFVHRDLAARNVLVMEDQTLKIGDFGLTRFIYNDKVYINKKGGRLPIKWMSIESLFDDIFTSQSDVWSFGILLFEIITLGSAPYPGVSNHDIPRFLKRGYIMDQPEGCSDELYAVMKCCWRPFQEDRPSFTDLRHHLENILQQDTPYLDLDIISLGVIEEESDSHSSDSLQSAGNLKERDEDANDIEEQEEELQPQGTHGNHVDETKPMINGSLKIGTVI